The region AACCTCGACCCGGCCACGTCGGTGGGCATCATGCGCCTGCTCGACCGCATCAACCGGACGGGCACCACCGTGGTGATGGCCACGCACGACCGCTCGATCGTCGACACGATGCAGCGCCGCGTCATCGAGCTCGACCAGGGCGAGATCGTCCGCGACCAGGTGCGCGGCGTCTACCAGTGACCGATCGGTCTGGGGAGGACTGAGGAAGCCATGGCTCTCAAGCTCGACTACGTGATCCGTGAGACGTCGACGAACCTGCGGCGCAACGTCACGCTCAACATCGCCGCCGTCGTGACCATGGCGGTGTCGCTGGGCCTGTTCGGCTCCGCCATGCTCCTGCGCGCCGGGGTCGACGCCCTGTCGAGCCGCTGGGAGGAGGGCGTCGAGGTCGTCGTGTTCGTGCAGCGCGACATCTCCGAGGAGGCGAAGGACACCCTCGAGACCGACCTGCGGGAGCATCCGAGCGTCGCCGACGTCCGCTACGTCGACGCCGAGGAGTCGATGGCGGAGTACCGGCGGATCTTCGAGAACAACCCGGCGATGCTCGCCGAGGGCGAGAAGAACCCCGAGCTCGTGCCGACGTCGTTCCGGGTCACGCCGTCCACCAGCAACCCGCAGGCCATCCTCAGCATCACCGAGCAGTTCGCCACGAAGGAAGGCGTGATGCGGGCGACGTCCGCGCTCGAGGGGGTGCGGCGGCTGCAGAGCATGTCGAGCACCGCGCAGCGGCTGATCTTCATCACCGCGCTCGGGCTGCTGATGGCCGCCCTCATGCTGATCCTCAACGCCATCCGCATGGCGATGTTCGCCCGGCGGCGGGAGATCGAGGTGATGAAGCTGGTCGGCGCCACCAACTGGTTCATCCGGGTGCCGTTCATGATGGAGGGCGTGGTGCAGGGGGTGGTCGGCTCCGGCTTCGCCCTGACGTTCATCTACCTGGTCAACAAGCTGATGAACAGCGCCAACCGCGACGAGATGTCGGTCCTCGCCGGCATGGTCGCCACCCGCGGCGAGGTCACGATGGTGATGATCGTCGTCGTGTTGTTGGGCGTCGGCATCGGCGCCGTCGGCTCGGGTTGGGCCCTCAGCCGCTTCCTCAAGGTCTGACCCCACTCCGCCCTCAGGACGACTGCGAAGTAGATCATTAGTGATCTACTTCGCAGTGATGGGAGATAGCGCCGGACCGCCGACCGTCACTTCCACTTGATGGAGCAGCCGATGCTGGGGAGTTGGGGGGTGGGGACGGGGTCGCCGGAGAGGACGGCGTCGACGGCGGTGGCGAGGTCTTCGCCGGTGAGGGGCGTGGCGCTGCCGGGGCGACTGGCGTCGAAGCGGCCGCGGTAGGCCAGCTGGTGGTCGCCGTCGAACAGGAAGAAGTCCGGGGTGCAGGCGGCCTGGTAGGTGCGGGCGACGTCCTGGGCCTCGTCGTACAGGTACGGGAACGTCCAGCCGTTGGCGACGGCGAAGCCGGGCATCAGCTCGGGTGCGTCCTCGGGGTAGGCAGTCGCGTCGTTGGGGTTCACGGCGATCACGGCGAGGCCCCGGTCGATCCAACCCTTCGCCAGGCGGCCCAGCTCAGGGGCGACGTGCTTCACGTACGGGCAGTGGTTGCACACGAAGGCGACCAGTACGCCGGGGGCGTCGGGGTGGTCGGACGGGCCGTGCAGGGCGCCGTCGGCGTCGGGGAGCGTGAAGTCGGGGAGCGGCGTCCCCAGGGGGAGCATGGTGGACTCAGCGGCCATGCCCCAAGGATGCCGCCTCAGACCCGGAGTCGGCAGGGACTCGGCAGGATCGGCAGGGAGTCGGCAGGGATCGGTGGGAGTCCGCCGCCGGCCTGCGTTCCGGTGGACGGCGGATGACATCTG is a window of Acidimicrobiales bacterium DNA encoding:
- a CDS encoding ABC transporter permease, coding for MALKLDYVIRETSTNLRRNVTLNIAAVVTMAVSLGLFGSAMLLRAGVDALSSRWEEGVEVVVFVQRDISEEAKDTLETDLREHPSVADVRYVDAEESMAEYRRIFENNPAMLAEGEKNPELVPTSFRVTPSTSNPQAILSITEQFATKEGVMRATSALEGVRRLQSMSSTAQRLIFITALGLLMAALMLILNAIRMAMFARRREIEVMKLVGATNWFIRVPFMMEGVVQGVVGSGFALTFIYLVNKLMNSANRDEMSVLAGMVATRGEVTMVMIVVVLLGVGIGAVGSGWALSRFLKV
- a CDS encoding thioredoxin family protein, giving the protein MAAESTMLPLGTPLPDFTLPDADGALHGPSDHPDAPGVLVAFVCNHCPYVKHVAPELGRLAKGWIDRGLAVIAVNPNDATAYPEDAPELMPGFAVANGWTFPYLYDEAQDVARTYQAACTPDFFLFDGDHQLAYRGRFDASRPGSATPLTGEDLATAVDAVLSGDPVPTPQLPSIGCSIKWK